The Syngnathus scovelli strain Florida chromosome 13, RoL_Ssco_1.2, whole genome shotgun sequence genome has a window encoding:
- the june gene encoding junE proto-oncogene, AP-1 transcription factor subunit, with the protein MTAKMETPFYHDDSPAIHSFSQFSEYERYAGNKMLMCKKAMSVGSHHFPGSGSIVAGGRGTNPNNLGLANNTSLMTSSASSADMNMLKLASPDLEHLIIQSNQGLVTTSPLSNSANPFMYRNQATNEQEGFADGFVKALADLHKQNQLVGGHMSPSSSSNVSLQASYQRNLMSTSDVPIYTNLSSYNQGQLAYSGAQMTYSASSGHNGGGTPQPHIRGLDAPQTVPEVPHLPGDPTSPPSLSPIDLETQERIKAERKKLRNRIAASKCRKRKLERISRLEEKVKILKSQNSDLASTASMLREQVSQLKQKVMSHVTNGCQIAVSSPNKSGGRGGSAGSEDSSC; encoded by the coding sequence ATGACAGCCAAGATGGAGACTCCTTTCTACCATGACGACTCCCCCGCCATCCACAGCTTCAGTCAATTTTCAGAATACGAACGCTACGCTGGAAACAAGATGTTAATGTGTAAGAAGGCCATGTCTGTAGGAAGCCATCATTTCCCAGGCAGTGGTAGTATTGTAGCAGGAGGAAGAGGTACCAACCCCAATAACCTGGGACTGGCCAACAATACCTCCTTAATGACTTCATCGGCATCCTCGGCTGACATGAACATGCTGAAGCTAGCCTCCCCTGACCTGGAGCATCTGATCATCCAGTCCAACCAGGGACTGGTCACCACCAGCCCTCTGTCCAACTCCGCCAATCCGTTCATGTATCGGAACCAGGCCACCAACGAGCAAGAAGGCTTCGCCGATGGCTTTGTCAAAGCGCTTGCAGACCTTCACAAGCAGAACCAGCTGGTGGGAGGGCACATGtcaccatcctcctcctccaatGTCTCCTTACAAGCATCCTACCAGAGGAACTTGATGTCCACGAGCGATGTGCCCATCTACACTAACCTCAGCAGCTACAACCAGGGACAGCTGGCATATTCTGGAGCACAGATGACTTACAGTGCTAGCTCAGGCCATAACGGCGGTGGAACCCCTCAACCACATATCAGAGGTTTGGATGCCCCTCAAACTGTCCCAGAAGTCCCTCACCTACCTGGAGACCCCACATCACCTCCTTCCCTCTCCCCCATTGATTTAGAGACACAAGAGAGAATCAAAGCTGAGCGTAAGAAACTCCGTAACCGCATCGCGGCATCCAAATGCCGTAAACGTAAACTTGAGCGAATCTCCCGATTAGAGGAGAAAGTGAAGATCCTGAAGAGTCAGAACTCAGACCTGGCTTCCACCGCCTCTATGTTGCGGGAGCAGGTCTCTCAGCTCAAACAGAAGGTCATGAGTCATGTGACCAACGGTTGCCAGATTGCCGTGAGCTCTCCCAACAAATCTGGAGGAAGAGGCGGCAGTGCTGGCAGCGAGGACTCCAGTTgctga
- the LOC125979193 gene encoding golgin subfamily A member 6-like protein 22: MLSNKGEQRSFSNGRLRDQWEKRAQTIADQCKKEVQLKEKSSLKLLCSKWNYHWALAANEDVTKGETSDFQKLTSEEAEKNKPKIKFKIVPPPPPKPKSKRPPPPPSRRASPQPLIVKRKVEVDIFRLHWRESWMSVKPPKYLFLKANERKTKIQGFTTIDVVRDKNCKQKPEWISTIDWSQSWKQVKGTTLSECSGQKSFQWEILFHRDEIPIPIVGVYQLPVWAGTWKIMNFAFRQQKQMWDCEWFVLRQSFSNKFDKVQQLLEQDELPGLEDSWRLSKPTISTEDCTLSELTLEIMKINDVLLTGWNKSWLISAPVLEEENHNDWNSCCHFRLQLRWGRPSLQSHQRHSNMMKRKRNILNTFLTSQLNDGSPDISEWWDSWRIVKKWNPPEESGQGEEEDSDDYELFNDTEEEDEGVDNTEENDGLDEEETEDEEEDSEDEKEEDEGVDEEEKAEDTGIENNEEDIDIMTEHHNAQNDQSDTTCNEKEDTENEEESKEVEEFDEEDDDHEEESKEDDEFDEEEDDREEDIVAHEIKLQNNNDVQNPEEEDDDGDNGMTDDGEEEKANKWPNDNTVDVMQEKGVHELDRVKGTTEQKEEEEEKEEEEEEEEEEEEEEKEEEGEKEEEEEEEEEEEEEEEEEVVEWDRKNEHMNEDVKVREERRNAVKEEQKYRNVTLQLKEILRLIANEKEEHEEEKDEGAHRDCTKGQAEQAAREKESDVIERRHDINEEEDVLEEEEEEEEEGGCDEVEEEQNRKEIEEEVKQTEERDEEKDEVEEKDLRKDIMEEEEEEVETGEDKQTNDNEGRENTDGDEDDSDDGGDNETHAWANNATDKKNYDRGKDQKEPIQKANTEKLQDAKDEDGVDDMEEFVSFDQEDKRNEIPIREQEEEEEEEEEEEEEEEEEEEEVEEEQEEDIEERSLSKAEEIMLKTDKEAAIKKEDDSKRKEKKEQKSRKPNVPLHLQFHRLNSSFSSWKQSWRVAVAHRLSDEADEDDDSEAEQEEVKAWRESWRICRWRNPQEDEVACFSTEHQRVKQKRLVDEDSLRKKKWTHSWKMTKKGEDT; the protein is encoded by the exons ATGTTGTCAAACAAAGGTGAGCAGAGGTCTTTCAGCAATGGGCGGCTAAGAGACCAATGGGAGAAGAGAGCGCAGACAATAGCGGATCAGTGCAAAAAGGAAGTGCAATTGAAGGAGAAAAGTTCCCTCAAATT GCTTTGCTCAAAGTGGAACTATCACTGGGCTCTGGCCGCCAATGAAGATGTCACAAAAGGTGAAACCTCCGACTTCCAGAAGCTCACTTCAGAGGAGGCAGAAAAAAACAAGccaaaaatcaaattcaaaattgtccctccccctcctcctaaaCCCAAAAGTAAAAGGCCACCACCACCTCCATCTAGGAGAGCATCACCTCAACCTCTAATTGTGAAGCGCAAAGTTGAAGTGGACATATTCCGGTTACACTGGAGAGAGTCCTGGATGAGTGTGAAACCACCCAAGTATCTTTTTCTTAAGGCCAATGAGAGAAAAACCAAAATACAAGGGTTTACAACTATAGATGTGGTCAGAGACAAGAACTGCAAACAAAAGCCTGAATGGATATCTACTATTGACTGGAGCCAATCCTGGAAGCAG GTAAAAGGAACAACCCTGTCAGAGTGTTCCGGGCAGAAATCATTCCAATGGGAGATTTTGTTTCATAGAGATGAGATCCCCATTCCAATAGTAGGAGTGTATCAACTTCCTGTATGGGCTGGAACCTGGAAGATTATGAACTTTGCCTTCAGACAACAGAAGCAAATGTGGGATTGTGAATGGTTTGTTTTACGACAAAGTTTCAGTAACAAGTTTGACAAAGTGCAACAACTCTTGGAGCAG GATGAGCTCCCAGGGTTGGAAGATTCATGGAGGCTTTCAAAACCCACAATTAGTACTGAAGACTGTACACTATCTGAGCTCACACTTGAAATTATGAAGATAAATGATGTGCTACTGACTGGGTGGAACAAGTCCTGGCTGATCTCTGCACCTGTGTTGGAGGAAGAAAATCACAATGACTGGAATTCTTGTTGTCATTTCAGGCTGCAGCTCAG GTGGGGTAGGCCTTCTCTACAATCCCATCAAAGGCACAGCAACATGATGAAAAGGAAGCGTAATATTCTCAACACCTTCCTTACATCACAACTGAATGATGGTAGTCCTGATATCAGCGAGTGGTGGGATTCTTGGAGGATTGTGAAAAAATGGAACCCACCGGAAGAAAGTGGCCAAGGTGAGGAAGAAGACAGTGACGATTATGAATTGTTTAATGACACAGAAGAAGAGGATGAAGGAGTGGACAATACTGAGGAAAATGACGGGTTGGAtgaggaggaaactgaggatgaagaagaggatagtgaagatgagaaagagGAGGATGAAGGAGTCGATGAGGAAGAGAAAGCAGAGGATACAGGGATTGAAAACAATGAAGAGGATATAGACATAATGACAGAACACCATAATGCACAAAATGATCAAAGTGACACTACATGTAATGAGAAAGAAGATACAGAAAATGAAGAGGAGAGCAAAGAAGTTGAGGAGTTTGATGAGGAGGATGATGATCATGAAGAGGAGAGCAAAGAAGATGATGAGTTtgatgaggaggaagatgatCGTGAAGAGGACATCGTCGCACATGAGATCAAACTGCAGAACAATAATGACGTTCAAAACcctgaggaggaggatgacgatGGAGACAATGGGATGACTGACGATGGAGAAGAAGAGAAAGCAAATAAATGGCCTAACGACAATACAGTGGACGTGATGCAAGAAAAAGGAGTTCATGAGCTGGACAGAGTCAAGGGAACTACTGagcagaaggaggaggaggaggagaaggaggaggaagaggaggaagaggaggaggaggaggaggaggagaaagaggaggagggggagaaagaggaggaggaggaggaggaggaggaggaggaggaggaggaggaggaggaagtagTTGAGTGGGATAGGAAAAATGAGCACATGAATGAGGATGTGAAGGTAAGGGAGGAGCGTAGAAATGCAGTCAAAGaagagcaaaagtacaggaaCGTCACACTGCAGCTCAAAGAGATATTGAGACtgattgcaaatgaaaaagaggaACATGAAGAGGAAAAGGATGAAGGGGCACACAGAGATTGTACAAAAGGTCAAGCAGAGCAAGCAGCCAGAGAAAAAGAGTCGGACGTGATAGAGAGACGACATGATATTAATGAAGAGGAGGATgttctggaggaggaggaggaggaggaagaggagggtggGTGTGATGAGGTTGAGGAGGAGCAAAATAGGAAAGAGATTGAGGAGGAGGTCAAGCAGACGGAGGAAAGAGATGAAGAGAAGGATGAGGTGGAGGAGAAAGACTTGAGAAAGGATATcatggaggaggaagaagaggaagttgAAACTGGTGAAGATAAGCAGACCAATGACAATGAAGGCAGAGAGAACACAGATGGAGACGAAGATGACAGTGATGACGGAGGGGACAATGAAACTCACGCCTGGGCCAACAATGCTACAGATAAGAAAAATTATGATAGAGGAAAAGATCAGAAAGAACCAATCCAAAAAGCAAATACGGAAAAATTACAagatgcaaaagatgaagatGGGGTTGATGATATGGAAGAATTTGTCTCTTTTGACCAGGAGGATAAGAGAAATGAAATCCCCATAAgggaacaagaagaagaagaagaagaggaagaagaggaagaggaagaggaagaggaagaggaagaggaagtggaGGAAGAACAAGAAGAAGATATTGAAGAGAGATCTCTTAGCAAAGCCGAGGAAATAATGCTGAAGACAGATAAAGAGGCAGCAATTAAAAAAGAAGATGACAGTAAGAGGAAGGAAAAGAAGGAGCAGAAGTCCCGCAAGCCGAACGTCCCGCTTCACCTGCAATTCCACAGACTgaactcctccttctcctcgtgGAAACAGTCTTGGAGGGTGGCAGTGGCTCACAGGTTAAGCGATGAAGCTGATGAAGACGACGACAGCGAGGCAGAACAAGAGGAGGTGAAGGCTTGGCGCGAATCTTGGAGGATCTGTCGCTGGAGAAATCCACAGGAGGATGAAGTTGCGTGTTTCTCGACAGAGCACCAGAGGGTGAAACAGAAAAGACTGGTGGATGAAGACAGCCTGCGTAAGAAAAAATGGACTCACAGCTGGAAGATGACCAAGAAGGGCGAAGACACATAA
- the LOC137840835 gene encoding uncharacterized protein: MDSWKFTKPGNCPKNASFNYSAAYTSVNINQQYGGEASYKFNEGRIIYKNGYSSQEQDYDMDDWDYEKDFDSNKVIFIAPKMKSKLMPIQHCKEMQDCSLWKNGSWRMLRNNSKSCKKLREILPPEKEIYQPKANIPHLRFLLKQLQNNKAHPTEWKESLKVVKHKIGMDNGRMRRDMSSLFGDSLIKPVGLEWKSSWKLQCLCQEPEMWKQAWLSTPQLRVPPLRAQNYSVPVPPTKNGPTAAQNWLDSWRSSRQRHYPQTGHGHAQTIRSRATETSYRPADLHTRRKKVNSDSDWQAAWMLSETQFHHNTPSLNEWLEAWRFHTLYRPEQYPHEKASSGFMELQPQREIGSSQEAEAKFCLFFKAHNVGGMAMKIWTAAWKAGPYLNHASEKNRAASVPNVYEF; this comes from the coding sequence ATGGACTCATGGAAATTCACCAAGCCTGGAAATTGTCCCAAAAATGCTAGCTTCAATTATTCTGCAGCATACACATCGGTTAATATAAATCAACAGTATGGAGGAGAAGCAAGCTACAAGTTCAATGAAGGGAGGATCATTTACAAAAATGGTTATTCATCTCAAGAACAAGATTATGATATGGATGATTGGGACTATGAAAAAGACTTCGATTCCAACAAAGTGATCTTTATAGCTCCTAAAATGAAGTCCAAGTTGATGCCCATTCAACACTGCAAAGAAATGCAAGACTGTTCTCTGTGGAAGAACGGGTCCTGGCGGATGCTTAGGAACAACTCAAAGTCATGTAAAAAGCTGAGGGAGATTTTGCCACCAGAGAAGGAGATCTATCAGCCAAAGGCTAATATTCCTCATTTGAGATTTCTTCTGAAACAACTTCAGAATAACAAAGCTCATCCAACTGAGTGGAAAGAATCCTTGAAGGTAGTGAAACATAAAATTGGGATGGACAATGGGAGAATGAGAAGAGACATGTCAAGTCTCTTTGGAGATTCTTTGATTAAACCCGTTGGCTTGGAGTGGAAAAGCTCATGGAAACTCCAATGCCTATGTCAGGAGCCTGAGATGTGGAAGCAGGCTTGGCTTTCAACACCACAATTAAGAGTACCTCCTTTGAGGGCCCAGAATTATTCTGTACCTGTGCCTCCCACCAAGAACGGACCAACAGCGGCCCAAAATTGGCTTGACTCCTGGAGGTCTTCAAGGCAACGCCATTATCCGCAAACTGGACATGGTCATGCACAAACCATCCGCAGTAGAGCAACGGAAACTTCATACCGCCCTGCAGATTTACACACACGCCGTAAGAAAGTTAATTCAGATTCTGACTGGCAGGCAGCCTGGATGCTCTCAGAAACTCAATTTCATCACAATACACCGTCTCTTAATGAGTGGCTGGAGGCCTGGAGGTTCCACACACTCTATCGGCCAGAGCAGTATCCTCATGAGAAGGCCTCATCTGGGTTCATGGAGCTCCAACCCCAGAGAGAGATCGGTTCCTCGCAGGAAGCCGAAGCTAAATTCTGTCTGTTTTTTAAAGCTCATAATGTCGGTGGAATGGCTATGAAGATCTGGACTGCTGCATGGAAAGCTGGGCCATATCTGAACCATGCCTCAGAAAAAAACAGGGCTGCTAGCGTCCCAAATGTCTATGAATTTTAA